The following proteins are co-located in the Paraburkholderia phytofirmans PsJN genome:
- a CDS encoding GntT/GntP/DsdX family permease translates to MATVQGSLLLVYALIAIIALVVLIARFKMNPFITLMVVSVALALAVGMPATSILKSFETGVGGTLGHIAIVVGLGTMLGKMMAESGGAERIARTLIDLFGPKNVHWAMMCIAFLVGLPVFFEVGFVLLIPIAFNVAQRTGTSMIRVGIPMVAGLSVVHGLIPPHPAALLAVTAYNADIGHTIFYALIVGIPTAAIAGPLFSKLIARFVVLDGVNPMAQQFIEQDAKRSHQELPGFGITLLTVLLPVLLMLVGSWADLIVPAKSTANNVLRLIGHPDMALLLAVLLSFITFGKARGFNRDQILKFTNECLAPTASITLVVGAGAGFGRILIDSGASKAIVDVATGAHVPLLILAWLVAALIRVATGSATVAMATAAGIIAPIAAAAASTVGGVRPELLVLATGAGSLILSHVNDGGFWLVKEYFGMTVPQTFKTWTVCETIISVTALLLTLGLSTVI, encoded by the coding sequence ATGGCGACCGTTCAAGGAAGTCTGTTACTCGTCTATGCATTGATCGCCATCATCGCGCTCGTCGTGCTGATCGCGCGCTTCAAGATGAATCCGTTCATCACCTTGATGGTGGTGTCGGTGGCGTTGGCGCTGGCCGTCGGCATGCCGGCGACGTCGATTCTCAAGTCGTTCGAAACCGGCGTGGGCGGCACGCTCGGCCACATTGCGATCGTGGTCGGTCTGGGCACCATGCTCGGCAAGATGATGGCCGAGTCGGGCGGCGCGGAGCGCATCGCACGCACGTTGATCGACCTGTTCGGTCCGAAGAACGTGCATTGGGCGATGATGTGCATCGCGTTCCTCGTCGGCTTGCCGGTGTTCTTCGAAGTCGGCTTCGTGCTGCTGATTCCGATTGCGTTCAACGTGGCGCAGCGTACCGGCACCTCGATGATTCGCGTCGGCATTCCGATGGTGGCGGGTCTCTCGGTCGTGCACGGGCTGATTCCGCCGCATCCGGCCGCGTTGCTCGCAGTGACCGCGTACAACGCGGATATCGGCCACACGATTTTCTACGCACTGATCGTCGGTATTCCGACCGCTGCGATTGCCGGTCCGTTGTTCTCGAAGCTGATCGCGCGCTTTGTCGTGCTCGACGGCGTCAATCCGATGGCGCAGCAATTCATCGAACAGGACGCGAAGCGCTCGCACCAGGAGTTGCCGGGCTTCGGCATCACCCTGTTGACAGTGTTGTTGCCGGTGCTGCTGATGCTGGTCGGCAGTTGGGCCGATTTGATCGTGCCGGCCAAATCGACAGCGAATAACGTGCTGCGCCTGATCGGTCACCCGGACATGGCGCTGCTGCTGGCTGTGCTGTTGAGCTTCATCACCTTCGGCAAGGCGCGCGGCTTCAACCGCGACCAGATCCTCAAGTTCACCAACGAATGTCTTGCGCCGACCGCGAGCATCACGCTGGTGGTGGGAGCGGGCGCGGGTTTCGGGCGCATTCTGATCGACAGCGGCGCGTCGAAAGCGATTGTGGATGTCGCGACCGGCGCGCACGTGCCGTTGCTGATTCTCGCCTGGCTGGTGGCGGCGCTGATTCGCGTGGCGACCGGTTCGGCGACGGTGGCGATGGCAACGGCTGCCGGCATCATCGCGCCGATCGCGGCTGCGGCCGCAAGCACGGTGGGTGGCGTGCGCCCCGAGTTGCTGGTGCTGGCCACCGGTGCGGGGTCGCTAATCCTCTCGCACGTGAACGACGGCGGCTTCTGGCTGGTGAAGGAGTACTTCGGCATGACGGTGCCGCAAACCTTCAAGACATGGACCGTTTGCGAAACGATCATCTCGGTGACAGCATTGTTGTTGACGCTGGGTTTGTCGACGGTGATCTGA
- a CDS encoding RidA family protein, with the protein MNCYDRLHTRGLKLPQVPTPIGNFTHCTREGNLLFLSGQGPLDETGSLMTGKVGATVSADEAYRHAQMVGLNLLAVLHDELGDLRRVKRILKLLGMVNAAPDFTEHPRVINGCSDLFVDIFGDAGRHSRSAVGVGSLPGNITVEIEAIVAIQD; encoded by the coding sequence ATGAACTGCTACGACCGGCTGCACACGCGCGGCCTCAAGCTCCCGCAAGTGCCGACGCCGATCGGCAATTTCACGCACTGCACACGCGAGGGCAATCTGCTGTTCCTGTCCGGCCAGGGTCCGCTCGACGAAACCGGCTCGCTGATGACCGGCAAGGTCGGCGCTACGGTCAGCGCGGACGAAGCCTACCGGCATGCGCAAATGGTCGGACTCAATCTGCTGGCGGTGCTGCACGACGAACTCGGCGATCTGCGCCGCGTGAAGCGCATCCTCAAACTGCTCGGCATGGTCAACGCAGCGCCGGATTTCACCGAGCATCCGCGCGTGATCAACGGCTGCTCGGATCTCTTCGTCGATATATTCGGCGACGCCGGTCGCCACTCGCGCTCCGCGGTCGGCGTGGGCTCGCTGCCGGGCAATATTACCGTCGAGATCGAGGCCATCGTCGCGATCCAGGATTGA
- a CDS encoding aminotransferase class V-fold PLP-dependent enzyme yields MDIRSRFGLRPVINASGTMTSLGASSVSAPVIDTVAQMLPQFVEIDDLQRKASAAISAACGSEAGYVTASCSAAITLAIAATMTGDDHGLIERLPDTSSLPGLRNEVVIQTGHLVNYGAPVDQAIRLSGARVVPVGAATEAHGYQLNTAITERTAAALYVVSHHTVQFGMIPLEEFIAIARAKGVPVIVDAASEYDLKRFIAAGADLVLYSAHKFLGGLTAGIVAGKKALVRAAYFQNGGIGRGMKVGKEGIVGAIAALEQWQQRDHVAIRARERGYLTLWRETLNRCDGVWAEIDADPTGNPLDRLKLHIDPKQARITAWDLADALAHPSAGEAPVIVRDHEAELHFFFIDPCNLHPGEEQIVLARLTAELERARLSPEPIVTPFYQRDARRIAARRNWPD; encoded by the coding sequence ATGGACATTCGCTCTCGTTTTGGCTTACGCCCCGTCATCAATGCTTCGGGCACGATGACGAGCTTGGGCGCGTCCAGCGTCAGCGCGCCGGTGATCGACACGGTAGCGCAGATGCTGCCGCAATTCGTCGAGATCGACGATCTGCAACGCAAGGCATCCGCTGCGATCAGCGCGGCGTGCGGCAGCGAAGCTGGCTATGTCACCGCGTCGTGCTCAGCGGCCATCACGCTTGCCATCGCCGCCACCATGACGGGCGACGACCACGGCTTGATCGAACGCCTGCCGGATACGAGCAGTTTGCCGGGCCTGCGCAATGAAGTCGTGATCCAGACCGGCCATCTCGTCAATTATGGCGCACCGGTGGATCAGGCGATCCGTTTGTCGGGCGCGCGCGTCGTGCCGGTCGGCGCGGCCACCGAAGCGCACGGTTATCAACTGAACACCGCCATCACCGAACGCACGGCTGCGGCGCTTTACGTGGTGTCGCATCACACCGTGCAATTCGGCATGATCCCGCTCGAAGAATTTATAGCGATCGCGCGTGCGAAGGGCGTACCCGTGATCGTCGACGCGGCTTCCGAGTACGACCTCAAGCGTTTCATCGCCGCCGGCGCGGACCTCGTGCTGTATTCGGCGCACAAGTTTCTCGGCGGACTGACCGCCGGCATCGTCGCGGGCAAGAAAGCGCTGGTACGTGCCGCTTATTTCCAGAATGGCGGCATCGGCCGCGGCATGAAAGTCGGTAAGGAAGGCATTGTCGGCGCGATTGCCGCGCTCGAGCAGTGGCAGCAGCGCGACCACGTCGCGATCCGTGCCCGCGAACGCGGCTACCTGACGCTGTGGCGTGAAACGCTGAACCGTTGCGACGGTGTGTGGGCCGAGATCGACGCCGACCCGACCGGCAATCCGCTCGACCGCCTGAAGTTGCACATCGATCCGAAGCAGGCGCGCATCACCGCATGGGATCTCGCCGACGCACTGGCGCATCCATCTGCGGGGGAAGCGCCGGTGATCGTGCGCGATCACGAAGCCGAATTGCATTTCTTCTTTATCGACCCGTGCAATCTGCACCCGGGTGAAGAGCAGATCGTGCTGGCTAGGCTGACCGCCGAACTCGAACGGGCGCGTCTGTCGCCCGAACCCATCGTCACACCGTTTTACCAGCGCGACGCTCGCCGCATCGCCGCGCGCCGCAACTGGCCCGACTGA
- a CDS encoding phosphocholine-specific phospholipase C translates to MTSKNRRDFLRSAAHAAGSATALSMLPLGIRNALAIPANNKTGTIRDVEHIVVLMQENRSFDHYFGTLKGVRGFGDTRAINLPNGKPVWYQPLAADAGYVLPFRPSAPNLGLQFLQDLAHDWTSTHAAWNGGRYDQWVPAKSATTMAYFTREDIPFHYQLADAFTICDAYHCSLMGPTDPNRYYMWSGWVGNDGSGGGPVIDNSELGYGWSTYPEVLQNAGISWKIYQDIGTGLDANGSWGWTQNPYIGNYGDNSLLYFNQYRNAQPGNPLYDNARTGTNAAKGDGYFDILKRDVQNNALPQVSWIVAPEAYSEHPNWPTNYGAWYIDQVLQILTSNPEVWSKTVLLINYDENDGFFDHMVPPFAPSSSANGLSTVDTSNEIYPGDAKIPAAPYGLGPRVPMLVVSPWSKGGYVCSELFDHTSVIRFIEKRFGHEHNLGESNITPWRRAVCGDLMSAFNFRNPNDAFPTLPGTSGYVPPDQNRHPDYVPLPPALQAVPKQEPGVRPARALPYELFVRVHGEGSANQLTMRFVNTGRTGAVFLVYAAHSLDAPRTYTVEAGKRLQDALPLNADGSYDFTVYGPNGFLRRFAGKPVARNWWNGSDIARPEVEEGYDVANGNLQLRLENVGSAPSQFKIVNAYDPNNVIRHTVRGGDTDQIYLDLRNAHGWYDLAITVNTDPLFARRFAGHVETGKSSMSDPALGS, encoded by the coding sequence ATGACCTCAAAAAATCGCCGTGATTTTCTGCGCTCCGCCGCGCATGCAGCGGGTTCCGCCACCGCGTTGAGCATGCTGCCGCTGGGCATTCGCAACGCACTCGCCATTCCCGCCAACAACAAGACCGGCACCATTCGCGATGTCGAGCACATTGTCGTGCTGATGCAGGAAAACCGTTCGTTCGACCACTACTTCGGCACGCTCAAGGGCGTGCGCGGTTTTGGCGACACGCGCGCGATCAATCTGCCGAACGGCAAGCCCGTGTGGTATCAACCGCTCGCGGCGGATGCCGGTTACGTGCTGCCGTTCCGCCCGAGCGCGCCGAATCTGGGTCTGCAATTCCTGCAGGATCTCGCGCACGACTGGACCAGCACGCACGCGGCTTGGAACGGCGGCCGCTACGATCAATGGGTGCCCGCCAAGAGCGCCACGACAATGGCCTATTTCACGCGCGAGGACATTCCGTTTCACTACCAACTCGCCGATGCGTTCACCATCTGCGACGCGTACCACTGCTCGCTGATGGGACCGACGGACCCGAACCGCTATTACATGTGGAGCGGCTGGGTCGGCAACGACGGCAGCGGCGGCGGCCCAGTGATCGACAACTCCGAACTCGGCTACGGGTGGTCCACTTACCCCGAAGTGCTGCAGAACGCGGGCATTTCGTGGAAGATCTACCAGGACATCGGCACCGGTCTCGACGCCAACGGTTCGTGGGGCTGGACGCAAAACCCGTACATCGGCAACTACGGCGACAACTCGCTGCTCTACTTCAACCAGTACCGCAACGCGCAGCCCGGCAATCCGCTTTACGACAACGCGCGCACCGGCACGAACGCGGCGAAAGGCGACGGCTACTTTGACATCCTTAAACGCGACGTGCAGAACAACGCGTTGCCGCAAGTGTCGTGGATCGTCGCGCCCGAAGCCTACTCCGAACATCCGAACTGGCCGACCAACTACGGCGCGTGGTACATCGACCAGGTCCTGCAGATTCTCACGTCGAATCCCGAGGTGTGGAGCAAGACGGTGCTGCTGATCAACTACGACGAGAACGACGGTTTCTTCGATCACATGGTGCCGCCGTTCGCACCGTCGTCGAGCGCGAACGGTCTGTCCACCGTCGACACAAGCAACGAAATCTATCCGGGCGATGCGAAGATTCCCGCCGCCCCGTACGGACTCGGACCGCGCGTGCCGATGCTGGTCGTGTCGCCGTGGTCGAAAGGCGGCTATGTGTGCTCGGAACTGTTCGACCACACGTCGGTGATCCGCTTCATCGAAAAGCGTTTCGGACACGAGCACAACCTCGGCGAATCGAACATCACGCCGTGGCGCCGCGCGGTGTGCGGCGATCTGATGTCGGCGTTCAACTTCCGCAATCCGAACGACGCTTTCCCGACGCTGCCGGGCACGAGCGGCTACGTGCCGCCGGATCAGAACCGCCATCCGGATTACGTGCCGCTGCCGCCCGCCTTGCAGGCCGTGCCAAAGCAGGAACCCGGCGTGCGCCCCGCTCGCGCGTTGCCCTACGAGTTGTTCGTGCGTGTGCATGGCGAAGGTTCGGCCAACCAGCTTACGATGCGCTTCGTCAACACGGGCCGCACTGGCGCAGTGTTTCTCGTCTATGCCGCGCATAGTCTCGACGCGCCGCGCACCTACACGGTCGAAGCCGGCAAGCGCCTGCAGGACGCGTTGCCGCTGAATGCCGACGGCAGCTACGACTTCACTGTGTACGGCCCGAATGGCTTTCTGCGCCGCTTCGCGGGCAAGCCGGTCGCGCGCAACTGGTGGAACGGTTCCGACATCGCGCGGCCTGAAGTCGAGGAAGGCTACGACGTCGCGAACGGCAATCTGCAGTTGCGCCTTGAAAACGTGGGCAGCGCGCCTTCCCAATTCAAGATCGTCAACGCGTACGACCCGAACAACGTGATCCGGCATACGGTGCGCGGCGGCGACACTGACCAGATCTACCTCGATCTGCGCAATGCTCACGGCTGGTACGACCTGGCGATTACGGTCAATACGGATCCGCTGTTCGCGCGGCGTTTTGCCGGACACGTGGAGACCGGCAAGAGCAGCATGAGCGATCCGGCGCTGGGGAGCTAA
- a CDS encoding benzoate-CoA ligase family protein produces MEALLEKAANQPAATAEAPPALFNFAAYLFRLNETRATKTAYIDDTGSITYGELEERARRFASALRTLGVHPEERVLLVMLDTIALPVAFLGALYAGVVPVVANTLLTPADYVYMLTHSHARAVIASGALVQNVTQALDSSEHDGCQLIVSQPCEGEPLLAPLLEELIDAAAPAAKAAATGCDDIAFWLYSSGSTGKPKGTVHTHANLYWTAELYAKPILGIAESDVVFSAAKLFFAYGLGNGLTFPLSVGATAILMAERPTADAIFMRLVKHRPTVFYGVPTLYANMLVSPNLPARADVAMRICTSAGEALPREIGERFTAHFGCEILDGIGSTEMLHIFLSNRAGAVEYGTTGRPVPGYEVELRDDAGHAVADGEVGDLYIKGPSAAVMYWNNREKTRATFLGEWIRSGDKYCRLANGCYVYAGRSDDMLKVSGQYVSPVEVEMVLVQHGAVLEAAVVGVDHGGLVKTRAFVVLKREFAASEILAEELKAFVKDRLAPHKYPRDIVFVDDLPKTATGKIQRFKLREQS; encoded by the coding sequence ATGGAAGCCCTGTTGGAAAAGGCCGCGAATCAGCCCGCCGCGACAGCCGAAGCGCCGCCCGCGCTATTCAATTTCGCGGCCTACCTGTTTCGACTGAACGAAACACGCGCCACCAAGACCGCCTATATCGACGACACCGGCAGCATTACCTACGGTGAACTGGAAGAACGAGCGCGGCGCTTCGCTAGCGCGCTGCGAACGCTCGGCGTGCATCCCGAAGAGCGCGTGCTGCTCGTCATGCTCGATACCATCGCGCTGCCGGTTGCCTTTCTCGGCGCGCTCTACGCGGGCGTCGTGCCGGTCGTTGCGAACACGCTGCTCACGCCCGCCGACTACGTGTATATGCTCACGCATAGCCATGCGCGCGCGGTGATCGCCTCGGGTGCGCTGGTGCAGAACGTAACGCAAGCGCTAGATTCCTCCGAACATGACGGTTGTCAGTTGATCGTCTCGCAGCCGTGTGAAGGCGAGCCGCTTCTCGCGCCTCTGCTCGAAGAATTGATCGACGCCGCCGCGCCCGCCGCCAAAGCCGCGGCAACCGGTTGCGACGACATCGCCTTCTGGCTGTATTCGTCAGGCTCGACCGGCAAACCGAAGGGCACGGTCCATACGCATGCAAACCTGTACTGGACCGCCGAACTTTACGCGAAGCCGATCCTCGGTATCGCCGAAAGCGACGTGGTGTTCTCCGCAGCCAAGCTGTTCTTTGCATACGGTCTCGGCAACGGCCTGACGTTTCCGCTGTCGGTCGGCGCCACGGCGATCCTGATGGCGGAGCGTCCCACCGCCGACGCAATTTTCATGCGTCTCGTCAAACATCGCCCTACCGTATTCTACGGCGTACCCACGCTCTACGCGAACATGCTGGTCTCACCCAACTTGCCCGCACGCGCCGATGTCGCGATGCGGATCTGCACCTCGGCGGGCGAAGCGTTGCCGCGTGAAATCGGCGAGCGCTTCACCGCGCATTTCGGCTGCGAGATTCTCGACGGCATCGGCTCGACAGAAATGCTGCATATCTTCCTGTCCAATCGCGCGGGCGCGGTCGAGTATGGGACGACGGGGCGACCCGTGCCGGGATACGAAGTCGAGTTGCGCGACGACGCCGGTCACGCCGTGGCCGATGGCGAAGTCGGCGATCTGTACATCAAAGGCCCGAGCGCAGCCGTGATGTACTGGAACAACCGCGAGAAAACGCGCGCTACTTTTCTCGGCGAATGGATTCGCAGCGGCGACAAGTACTGCCGGCTGGCGAACGGCTGCTATGTCTACGCGGGCCGCAGCGACGACATGCTCAAGGTGAGCGGCCAGTATGTCTCGCCGGTCGAAGTGGAAATGGTGCTGGTGCAGCACGGCGCGGTGCTCGAAGCGGCGGTGGTCGGCGTCGATCACGGCGGCCTCGTCAAGACCCGCGCGTTCGTGGTGTTGAAGCGTGAATTCGCGGCGTCTGAGATACTCGCGGAAGAGTTGAAGGCTTTCGTGAAGGACCGCCTCGCGCCACATAAATACCCGCGCGATATCGTGTTCGTCGACGATTTGCCGAAGACTGCCACCGGAAAAATTCAACGCTTCAAACTGCGCGAGCAGTCATAA
- a CDS encoding IclR family transcriptional regulator, with amino-acid sequence MARTSRPSASAGESVAAAAHPSAEQSQGETVAPRTRTSALDRAVQILDALQQANRPATAYEVARIVGAPLSTVYSIINDMVEKSLLARRVDGTIWLGSRLYGYGLTYASSLDYLAVAHEEMQRLSAEVEETVQVCGLEDGMMVVQQMAEGPGHFRVTSRVGSRVPLNWTASGRLLVGHLPDAERVAFFAQHAQSSPTGRAETRPEVLAQIAREALEARLSIQIGESDASVACLAAPVLDNSGACVFTISIVMPEAKAALGTERFAQAVQSVAARIEARLGWRHREQEPAA; translated from the coding sequence ATGGCTCGCACGTCCCGACCTTCCGCGTCCGCCGGCGAATCCGTGGCGGCAGCGGCGCATCCGTCCGCAGAGCAATCGCAGGGTGAAACCGTGGCGCCGCGCACGCGCACCAGCGCGCTCGACCGGGCCGTGCAGATTCTCGACGCGCTTCAGCAGGCGAACCGCCCCGCCACCGCGTATGAAGTTGCGCGCATCGTCGGCGCACCGTTGTCCACCGTATATTCGATCATCAACGACATGGTCGAGAAGAGTCTGCTGGCGCGGCGTGTCGACGGCACCATCTGGCTCGGCTCGCGCCTGTACGGCTACGGCCTGACTTACGCGAGTTCGCTCGACTATCTCGCGGTCGCGCATGAGGAAATGCAGCGGCTCTCCGCCGAAGTCGAAGAAACCGTGCAAGTCTGCGGTCTCGAAGACGGCATGATGGTGGTTCAGCAAATGGCCGAAGGCCCCGGGCATTTTCGCGTCACGTCGCGAGTCGGCAGTCGCGTGCCGCTCAATTGGACGGCTTCGGGCCGGTTGCTGGTCGGCCACTTGCCGGACGCCGAACGGGTCGCGTTTTTCGCGCAGCACGCGCAAAGCTCGCCCACCGGGCGCGCGGAAACGCGGCCGGAAGTGCTCGCGCAGATCGCGCGCGAAGCGCTTGAGGCGCGACTGTCGATTCAGATCGGCGAATCGGATGCGTCCGTGGCGTGCCTCGCAGCGCCCGTGCTCGACAACAGCGGCGCGTGCGTCTTCACCATTTCGATCGTGATGCCCGAGGCGAAGGCCGCGCTCGGCACCGAACGTTTCGCGCAAGCCGTGCAGTCGGTGGCGGCCCGGATCGAAGCGCGCCTTGGCTGGCGGCACCGCGAGCAGGAGCCGGCCGCGTAA
- a CDS encoding alpha/beta fold hydrolase, which yields MQNPAIGNVAATTASEFADLPATASHGPLRIEYRWLNEAAGDAPIAVFLHEGLGSIAMWRDWPQTLCERLGMRGLVYSRPGYGLSTPRPHAVKWPVDFMTAQARDILPALLDALDIDMRERRRMWVIGHSDGGSITLLYAALHPEELAGAVAIAPHVFVEDISVESIAQTKQLYETTDLRSKLARYHADVDSAFYGWNDIWLNPAFRQWSIAEEMASIRKPLLAVQGHDDNYGTMAQIDTIAVQVPHAQLVKLDACGHSPHRDAPQPLNDAIAAFVSSAARLDH from the coding sequence ATGCAGAACCCCGCCATTGGCAACGTTGCAGCGACGACCGCCAGCGAATTCGCTGATTTGCCTGCTACCGCGTCGCATGGGCCGTTGCGCATCGAGTATCGTTGGCTCAATGAAGCGGCAGGCGACGCGCCGATCGCCGTCTTCCTGCACGAAGGTCTCGGCTCGATCGCGATGTGGCGCGACTGGCCGCAAACGCTGTGCGAACGGCTCGGCATGCGCGGGCTGGTTTATTCACGGCCCGGCTACGGACTTTCCACCCCGCGTCCGCATGCAGTGAAGTGGCCCGTCGATTTCATGACGGCGCAGGCGCGCGACATTCTGCCCGCTTTGCTCGACGCACTCGATATCGATATGCGCGAACGCCGGCGCATGTGGGTGATCGGCCACAGCGATGGCGGTTCGATCACGCTGCTGTATGCGGCACTCCATCCGGAAGAATTGGCCGGTGCGGTGGCCATTGCGCCGCACGTTTTCGTCGAAGATATTTCAGTGGAGAGTATCGCGCAGACCAAACAACTCTACGAAACAACGGACCTGCGCAGCAAGCTCGCCCGCTATCACGCGGACGTCGATTCCGCGTTTTATGGCTGGAACGACATCTGGCTGAATCCGGCATTCAGGCAGTGGTCGATTGCAGAAGAAATGGCGTCGATCCGCAAGCCGCTGCTCGCGGTGCAAGGCCACGACGACAACTACGGCACGATGGCCCAAATTGACACGATCGCCGTACAGGTGCCGCATGCGCAACTGGTCAAGCTCGACGCTTGCGGGCACTCGCCGCATCGCGACGCGCCGCAACCGCTGAACGACGCCATTGCGGCATTCGTTTCGAGCGCGGCGCGTCTGGACCATTGA
- a CDS encoding porin gives MTHKQILRTAIAFAVAGLAAQAAQAQSSVTLYGIVDAGFTFTNNQKGEKAYQATQGNVQGSRWGLLGTEDLGGGNKVMFKLENGFSLETGALGQGGRIFGRSAWVALSNSKAGTITLGRQYNSVQDYLSNLQINGVGAMSQYGNAIYDNDDINNTYRTNNAVKYTTPTYAGFTANAMYAFSNAAGDFANNRAWSVGADYVNGPVRLDAAYSLVNQPATSTAGAAPSDNYYNTGSSIISGVKRNQVWGAGGAYVFGPATVALLYTNSQFQLLTGGSLRFANYEASLKYQFTPATLLALGYIYTTQNTSGTTATNAHYNQLSLGGEYFLSKTTDLYLNGIYQRSSGSKAWVEGISNPSSNNGQFVTVAGIRHKF, from the coding sequence ATGACGCACAAGCAGATTCTCCGTACGGCCATCGCCTTCGCAGTGGCCGGACTCGCCGCACAAGCCGCGCAGGCGCAAAGCAGCGTGACGCTCTACGGTATCGTCGACGCGGGCTTTACGTTCACGAACAATCAGAAGGGCGAAAAGGCCTATCAGGCGACGCAGGGCAATGTGCAGGGCTCGCGCTGGGGCCTGCTCGGCACGGAAGATCTGGGCGGTGGCAACAAGGTGATGTTCAAGCTGGAAAATGGCTTTAGCCTGGAGACCGGCGCATTGGGCCAGGGCGGCCGCATCTTCGGTCGTAGCGCATGGGTCGCGCTGTCCAACAGTAAGGCCGGCACGATCACGCTCGGCCGTCAGTACAACAGCGTGCAGGACTATCTGTCGAATCTGCAGATCAACGGCGTCGGCGCCATGAGCCAGTACGGCAACGCGATCTACGACAACGACGATATCAACAACACTTATCGCACCAACAACGCGGTCAAGTACACCACGCCGACGTATGCAGGCTTCACTGCCAACGCCATGTACGCGTTCTCGAACGCTGCGGGCGACTTCGCCAACAACCGCGCATGGAGCGTCGGCGCTGATTACGTGAACGGTCCGGTGCGTCTGGACGCGGCGTACTCGCTGGTCAATCAGCCGGCTACCAGCACCGCGGGCGCGGCGCCTTCGGACAATTACTACAACACCGGCTCGTCGATCATCAGCGGTGTGAAGCGCAATCAGGTGTGGGGCGCGGGCGGTGCGTACGTGTTCGGTCCGGCTACCGTCGCATTGCTCTACACGAACTCGCAATTCCAGTTGCTGACGGGCGGCAGCCTGCGGTTCGCCAACTACGAAGCCAGCCTGAAGTACCAGTTCACGCCGGCCACGCTGCTCGCGCTCGGCTACATCTACACGACGCAGAACACCAGCGGCACCACGGCGACCAACGCGCACTACAACCAGTTGAGCCTGGGCGGCGAGTACTTCCTGTCCAAGACGACCGACCTCTACCTGAACGGCATCTACCAGCGCTCGTCCGGTTCGAAAGCGTGGGTTGAAGGCATTTCCAATCCGTCGAGCAACAACGGTCAGTTCGTGACCGTCGCCGGCATCCGCCACAAGTTCTAA